The following are from one region of the Thiocapsa rosea genome:
- the ltrA gene encoding group II intron reverse transcriptase/maturase: protein MTSKLERFTLKAHAEPHTRFTSLMGMLFDPEGLRESFERQDGRKAPGVDGVRKDDYAVGLDARLEDLSARIRRLGYRPLPVRRTYIPKGDGRYRPLGVPSFEDRLVQDRLSRILQAIWEPEFRDCSFGFRPGRSAHDALRRVAEVITNGRTQWVVEADIKGFFDHLSHSHLMEFLEHRIGDPNLLRIVRRFLKAGIMEDGAFTASEEGAPQGGLVSPVLSNIYLHYVLDLWFEKRFAGMCTGRAYLIRYADDYVACFEHEGDARAFLTKMTARLAQFDLEVEPSKTALLRFGSDQLGRTRAETSEPRTFSFLGFTHYVGKSRTGRFVVGRKTDGKRVRKKLALLNERLRGLRAQGGRAMVAYLIRHLRGHIQYYGVSGNSRGVSGYLYAATGLLFKWLNRLSQRRSLTWKRFYAVIKPMLPTARIIHDLYPVPWWKTQAGSRMV from the coding sequence GTGACCAGCAAGCTTGAGCGTTTCACACTGAAGGCGCACGCGGAGCCGCACACGCGGTTCACGTCCCTGATGGGCATGCTGTTTGACCCGGAGGGGTTGCGCGAAAGCTTCGAGCGCCAGGACGGACGCAAGGCGCCCGGAGTCGACGGGGTCAGGAAGGACGACTATGCAGTGGGTCTGGACGCGCGTCTGGAGGATCTGTCGGCACGGATTCGCCGTCTGGGGTACCGGCCTCTGCCGGTGCGGCGCACCTATATCCCGAAAGGGGATGGCCGCTATCGGCCGTTGGGGGTGCCGAGCTTCGAGGACCGCCTGGTCCAAGATCGCCTCAGCCGCATTCTTCAGGCCATCTGGGAACCGGAGTTTCGGGACTGTTCGTTCGGGTTTCGGCCGGGTCGCAGTGCGCACGATGCGCTGCGCCGGGTGGCCGAAGTGATCACCAACGGGCGCACGCAGTGGGTCGTGGAGGCGGACATCAAAGGGTTCTTTGACCATTTGTCACACTCCCACCTCATGGAATTCCTGGAGCACCGCATCGGCGATCCCAATCTGTTGCGGATCGTGCGACGGTTCCTGAAGGCCGGCATCATGGAAGACGGCGCGTTCACGGCCAGTGAAGAGGGCGCCCCGCAAGGGGGTCTGGTCTCGCCCGTGCTCAGCAATATCTACCTGCACTATGTGCTCGATCTCTGGTTCGAGAAACGGTTTGCGGGAATGTGCACGGGACGGGCGTACCTGATTCGCTACGCCGACGACTATGTGGCCTGCTTCGAGCACGAAGGCGATGCACGGGCCTTTCTCACCAAGATGACCGCACGTCTGGCGCAGTTCGATCTGGAGGTCGAGCCGAGCAAAACGGCACTGCTGCGTTTCGGCAGCGACCAGCTGGGTCGGACGCGGGCGGAGACGTCCGAACCGCGGACCTTCAGCTTCCTCGGCTTCACCCATTATGTCGGGAAGAGCCGGACGGGGCGTTTCGTCGTCGGGCGCAAGACCGACGGCAAGCGGGTGCGCAAGAAGCTCGCGCTCTTGAACGAGCGCTTGCGCGGGCTGCGGGCGCAAGGCGGACGGGCGATGGTGGCATACCTGATCCGGCATCTGCGCGGACACATCCAGTATTACGGTGTGAGCGGCAATAGCCGGGGCGTATCGGGTTACCTCTACGCCGCGACGGGCCTGTTGTTCAAATGGCTCAACCGGCTCAGCCAACGGCGTTCGTTGACCTGGAAGCGCTTCTACGCGGTCATCAAGCCCATGCTCCCGACGGCGCGGATCATTCACGACCTCTACCCCGTCCCTTGGTGGAAGACTCAAGCTGGGAGCCGGATGGTGTAA
- a CDS encoding AIM24 family protein has translation MSRILTQCYTMNEISGDENDSGAQLSATGSSEFIEWNLKEGEQVIFQYPSLAAIAGPIKLSTIVSFRLPSLVFGRVFHSCATGPGKLIFLSKGKSKQLDTSSSVPIKRIIAWDRSAHFEIKAQLNPVDIFFSGIYFKPLTSHAVLIDADEKGKPDNGLIRFVKNFLIPF, from the coding sequence CGGGTGATGAGAACGACTCCGGTGCACAACTAAGTGCAACCGGAAGTTCGGAATTTATAGAGTGGAATCTTAAAGAAGGCGAGCAGGTTATATTTCAGTATCCCAGCTTGGCTGCTATCGCCGGCCCGATCAAGTTGAGTACGATTGTTAGTTTCCGACTCCCATCGCTTGTTTTTGGTAGGGTTTTTCATAGCTGCGCTACTGGTCCTGGTAAATTAATATTTTTATCAAAAGGAAAATCTAAACAGCTAGATACTTCATCAAGTGTTCCAATAAAAAGAATAATAGCTTGGGATAGAAGTGCTCACTTTGAAATTAAAGCCCAGCTAAATCCAGTCGATATCTTTTTCAGCGGCATTTATTTCAAACCGTTGACATCTCATGCCGTCCTTATTGATGCAGACGAAAAAGGGAAACCAGATAACGGTCTAATAAGGTTCGTGAAAAACTTCCTTATCCCATTCTAA
- a CDS encoding SNF2-related protein translates to MSMQPGDKIRLKANPGRIGILGNETDGPLHRLRVLVHFLDGDEQFILQGSLEKVIHGAAGAYAMIQAGRYGRVTDLRGAITYYRLSGRLANLIYSLNTTNTDFLAYQFKPVLQFLDSPCNGILIADEVGLGKTIEAGLIWTELRARVDAQRLLVVCPAMLREKWREELIDRFGVQAEIVNAQVLLDRLASLKRRPQQQFALIASLQGMRPPRDWNPDDHAETSQTPAAQLARFLADSMLDDALLDLVVVDEAHYLRNAETLTHRFARLLRPVTHNLVMLTATPIQLRSRDLYTLLHLLDEDAFPYENSFEQTLRANAPVVALRDRILGGKVTQTDFESTIREAIQSRIFGDNEQLDYLLQNPPSDEELLSPRGRAEISEQLDRINPLAKVVTRTLKRDVQEMRVQRTPVTIRVEMNPTEREFYLQVTEAVRDFCARFAVSEGFMLTIPQRQMSSCIAAACQGWIERAGDIDEEELEESVFELFGDSDEPAQRPTLGPLLLTLVGIARRVGDDRVLKAGDTKYAELVANIKRYWENYPGHKIILFSFYRKTLHYLAKRLASNGILSVVLHGGMDKQAALRRFAALDGPNLLLSSEVAAEGVDLQFSSLLVNYDLPWNPARIEQRIGRIDRIGQTAERILIWNFIYADTIDDRIYNRLLVRLDVFKQALGSVEAMLGEEIRKLTYELLSHKLTPEQEINRIEQTCQAVENTNRLQAELEEEATRLIAHGEFIQNKVRAARELGRYLRGEDLLAYVRDFLERDYPGTRMLAADDNHLEQTLELSTEGRVAFAEFLSAHQLGATGILASSPPRLLFENRLGRVQHQVERITQDHPLVRFVALIIAWSKTQCKRRDRADLCLLISALRRDTMLPSAGRTKR, encoded by the coding sequence ATGTCGATGCAACCAGGAGATAAAATCAGGCTGAAAGCGAACCCCGGACGGATTGGGATTCTTGGCAACGAGACCGACGGCCCCCTCCATCGGTTGCGGGTGTTAGTTCATTTCCTTGACGGTGATGAGCAGTTCATTCTTCAGGGCTCACTGGAGAAGGTCATCCATGGCGCAGCCGGAGCTTATGCAATGATTCAGGCCGGCCGCTACGGCCGGGTCACCGATCTGCGCGGTGCCATCACCTACTACCGTCTGAGTGGGCGACTTGCCAATTTGATCTACAGCCTCAACACCACAAATACCGATTTCCTTGCCTATCAGTTCAAGCCGGTGCTTCAATTTCTCGACTCCCCTTGCAACGGAATTCTGATCGCCGATGAGGTGGGACTCGGCAAGACTATAGAGGCTGGTCTCATCTGGACCGAGCTACGGGCACGTGTTGATGCGCAGCGCCTGCTGGTGGTATGTCCAGCGATGTTGCGGGAGAAATGGCGAGAAGAATTGATCGATCGCTTTGGTGTTCAGGCCGAGATCGTCAATGCGCAGGTACTACTTGATCGACTGGCGTCGCTGAAACGTCGACCTCAACAACAGTTCGCGCTGATCGCCAGCCTCCAAGGTATGCGCCCGCCTCGGGACTGGAACCCGGACGATCACGCAGAGACGTCTCAGACGCCCGCCGCGCAACTGGCGCGTTTTCTTGCCGACTCTATGCTCGATGACGCCTTGCTCGATCTGGTGGTCGTGGACGAGGCTCATTATTTACGCAACGCGGAGACCCTAACACATCGTTTCGCCCGCCTCCTGCGACCGGTCACCCACAACCTGGTCATGCTTACGGCGACCCCGATCCAACTGCGCAGCCGTGATCTGTACACGCTGTTGCACTTGCTCGATGAAGATGCCTTCCCTTATGAGAATTCCTTCGAGCAGACCTTGCGCGCCAATGCGCCTGTGGTCGCCCTGCGCGATCGAATTTTAGGCGGGAAGGTGACCCAGACCGATTTCGAGTCGACAATACGGGAAGCGATCCAAAGCCGAATCTTCGGCGACAACGAGCAGCTTGACTATCTCCTTCAGAATCCGCCAAGCGACGAGGAGTTACTGTCACCACGTGGGCGAGCGGAGATCAGTGAGCAACTCGACCGGATCAATCCACTGGCGAAAGTAGTGACGCGGACACTGAAACGTGATGTGCAAGAGATGCGGGTCCAACGCACGCCGGTAACCATACGTGTGGAGATGAACCCGACGGAGCGCGAGTTCTACCTCCAGGTGACCGAAGCGGTACGTGATTTCTGCGCCCGATTTGCCGTCTCCGAGGGTTTCATGCTGACCATTCCCCAGAGGCAGATGTCGAGTTGCATCGCCGCAGCTTGTCAGGGGTGGATCGAGCGGGCGGGCGACATTGATGAAGAGGAGCTGGAGGAGTCTGTCTTTGAGTTGTTTGGAGATTCGGACGAACCCGCCCAGAGACCCACTCTGGGGCCACTGTTGTTGACCCTGGTCGGCATTGCGCGCCGGGTCGGGGATGATCGTGTGCTAAAAGCTGGGGACACTAAGTATGCCGAACTGGTTGCAAACATCAAACGCTATTGGGAGAACTATCCGGGCCACAAGATTATCCTCTTCTCTTTTTATCGCAAAACCCTGCACTACCTAGCTAAACGGCTTGCGTCCAATGGGATACTGTCGGTTGTGTTACACGGGGGCATGGACAAACAAGCGGCATTGCGCCGTTTCGCCGCGCTCGACGGTCCAAACCTTTTGCTGTCGTCTGAGGTCGCCGCAGAGGGCGTGGATCTTCAGTTTTCCAGCTTGTTGGTTAACTACGATCTGCCGTGGAACCCGGCACGCATCGAGCAACGCATTGGACGAATCGACCGAATCGGGCAGACAGCCGAGCGGATTCTGATTTGGAACTTCATCTATGCAGACACCATCGACGACCGGATCTACAACCGATTACTTGTCCGTCTGGATGTATTCAAGCAGGCGCTGGGCAGCGTAGAGGCGATGCTCGGCGAGGAGATCCGCAAACTGACCTATGAGCTGTTGTCCCACAAGCTCACGCCTGAGCAGGAAATCAACCGCATCGAGCAAACCTGCCAGGCGGTCGAAAATACCAACCGTTTACAGGCGGAGCTGGAAGAGGAGGCTACCCGACTCATCGCGCATGGCGAGTTCATCCAGAACAAGGTGCGCGCCGCTCGCGAACTGGGGCGCTATTTGCGCGGAGAGGATCTGTTGGCCTATGTCCGTGATTTTCTGGAGCGGGATTATCCAGGCACCCGGATGCTCGCCGCTGATGACAACCACCTGGAGCAGACACTCGAACTTTCAACCGAGGGACGAGTCGCCTTTGCCGAGTTTCTGTCCGCCCATCAGTTGGGAGCTACGGGCATTCTGGCATCTTCACCACCACGGCTGTTATTTGAGAACCGTCTCGGCCGCGTTCAGCATCAAGTGGAGCGCATTACCCAGGATCATCCGCTGGTGCGGTTCGTGGCCTTGATCATCGCTTGGTCCAAAACCCAGTGCAAACGTAGAGATAGGGCCGATCTTTGCTTGCTAATCAGCGCCTTACGCCGAGATACCATGCTCCCGTCGGCTGGGCGGACCAAACGATGA
- the ltrA gene encoding group II intron reverse transcriptase/maturase — protein MSGTQRSIFIETPLRQIAEQAIEHPDRVFTSLIHRMDLDLLREAFYELRRDGAPGFSGITVKDYAKDLEANLEDLHRRLRTRSYVAPPIKRVWIDKDNGKKRPIGLVEIEDKIVQKAVSILMGAVVEQDFLPISYGFREGRNAHDALADLREQCMTHGIRWIYDGDITGFFDNLDWGWLREFIQRRINDGGILRLIGQWLHAGIIEGEEISYSDKGTPQGGVISPLLANIYLHYVLDEWFETEVKPRMRGHCFLVRFADDFVIGFQNENDARRAMEVLPKRFGKYGLQLHPEKSRLLDFSRPARAQMRGRGANTFDFVGFTHYWARSRRGFWVIKRKTARKKVRKTIQGIWEWCRRNRHRNIEEQHRVLCSKLRGHYQYFGVRGNSRAMAAVLDRVRRAWRYWLHRRNSKKAMPWKKFAALLERLPLPNPKILHAV, from the coding sequence ATGAGCGGCACACAGAGGTCAATCTTCATCGAAACACCACTGCGGCAAATCGCAGAGCAAGCGATCGAGCATCCGGATCGGGTCTTCACAAGCCTGATCCACCGCATGGACTTGGACCTTCTACGCGAGGCCTTCTACGAACTGCGTCGAGATGGCGCACCGGGATTCAGTGGAATCACGGTCAAGGACTACGCCAAGGACCTGGAGGCCAACCTCGAGGACCTCCACCGGCGGCTGAGGACGCGGAGCTATGTGGCCCCGCCGATCAAGCGCGTGTGGATCGACAAGGACAACGGAAAGAAACGTCCGATCGGACTCGTGGAAATCGAAGACAAGATCGTCCAGAAAGCGGTATCGATACTGATGGGGGCGGTCGTGGAGCAAGACTTCCTGCCGATCTCCTATGGCTTTCGGGAGGGGCGCAACGCCCATGACGCCCTCGCGGACCTACGCGAGCAGTGCATGACGCACGGTATTCGATGGATCTATGACGGAGACATCACAGGATTCTTCGACAACCTTGACTGGGGCTGGCTAAGGGAGTTCATTCAGCGCCGGATCAATGATGGTGGGATACTTCGGCTGATCGGGCAGTGGTTACATGCCGGCATCATCGAGGGAGAAGAGATCAGCTATAGCGATAAAGGAACGCCACAAGGCGGGGTCATTAGCCCCTTGCTGGCGAATATCTATCTCCACTACGTACTGGATGAGTGGTTCGAGACTGAAGTCAAGCCACGGATGAGAGGGCATTGCTTCCTCGTACGGTTTGCCGATGACTTCGTCATCGGCTTTCAGAATGAGAACGATGCACGGCGCGCCATGGAAGTGTTGCCGAAGCGCTTCGGGAAATACGGACTACAACTGCATCCAGAGAAGAGCCGCCTCCTCGATTTCAGTCGGCCGGCGCGTGCACAAATGCGCGGGCGGGGAGCCAACACATTCGACTTTGTCGGATTCACCCACTACTGGGCGAGGTCAAGGCGGGGATTTTGGGTCATCAAGCGCAAGACCGCACGGAAGAAAGTCAGGAAGACGATCCAGGGGATCTGGGAGTGGTGCCGCCGGAACCGGCACCGCAACATTGAGGAGCAGCACCGCGTGCTGTGCTCAAAGCTGCGCGGTCACTACCAATACTTTGGCGTGCGTGGAAACTCGCGCGCCATGGCGGCGGTACTGGACCGCGTACGTCGTGCTTGGCGGTACTGGCTGCATCGGCGCAATAGCAAGAAAGCGATGCCATGGAAGAAGTTCGCGGCATTGCTGGAACGTCTGCCGTTGCCGAATCCCAAAATCCTCCACGCCGTCTGA
- a CDS encoding DUF6399 domain-containing protein: MDRAKHLHAVAQAQQDGQSQRAAVSGAGVARSTLRHWNASPAPSAPAALSAFVETPEGVVWLRRILVAAHWSIGEQGGAGVRVVCDFLERSGLSAFIGASYGAQQAFHAGLEEQIVTAATELRGTLAQAMPHRTLSIAEDETWKDGMRLVGIDAVSNFILLEHRSDERSAAAWTRALEGGLEGLNVTVVQGTSDEAKGLLAHVERDLGAHHATDLFHLQHEVSQAMSLSLKRAEQQAETAETEAKARWQDECAAEQAYHRRRHGPGRPPAFAARIDEALSAYVQASLAREQAHAHRAEAKALIGAFSEVDHPYEIQQGQAQTPEQLEARLGTLFARLEAIAEEADLSERLCAHLAKAKRLTQSLVATLTFFFMMVNTRVQALDLAPAIEQAMLDDLIPALYLERVAARSTRAEPRHRLRALSAQRLAPLRQPSHPIQSLDPQTRHHLEQVAGECADLFQRSSSCVEGRNGFLALYQHGHHRLSPRKQQVLTALHNFAIKRPDGTTAAERFFAQPHPSLFEQVLERMPWPARPARRRPRPARQPYLVPVAA, translated from the coding sequence TTGGATCGCGCCAAGCACCTGCATGCGGTGGCGCAAGCCCAGCAGGATGGGCAGAGTCAACGCGCGGCGGTCAGCGGCGCCGGCGTGGCGCGCAGCACCCTGCGTCACTGGAACGCGTCCCCTGCGCCATCGGCGCCGGCGGCGCTGTCGGCCTTCGTCGAGACGCCCGAGGGCGTGGTGTGGCTGCGCCGGATCCTGGTTGCCGCGCACTGGAGCATCGGCGAGCAGGGCGGCGCGGGCGTGCGCGTGGTCTGCGATTTTCTCGAGCGCAGTGGGCTGTCGGCATTCATCGGCGCCTCCTACGGTGCGCAGCAGGCGTTCCATGCCGGCTTGGAGGAGCAGATCGTCACCGCCGCCACCGAACTGCGCGGGACGCTGGCCCAAGCCATGCCCCATCGCACACTGAGCATCGCCGAAGATGAGACGTGGAAAGACGGCATGCGTTTGGTGGGCATCGATGCGGTCTCGAACTTCATCCTGCTCGAGCACAGGAGCGATGAGCGCTCGGCGGCGGCCTGGACACGGGCGCTCGAGGGTGGACTCGAGGGGCTGAATGTCACGGTGGTGCAAGGCACCAGCGATGAGGCCAAGGGGCTGTTGGCGCATGTCGAGCGTGATCTGGGCGCACACCATGCCACGGACCTGTTTCATCTGCAGCATGAGGTCAGCCAGGCGATGAGTCTGTCGCTGAAGCGCGCCGAGCAACAGGCCGAGACGGCGGAGACCGAGGCGAAGGCGCGCTGGCAAGACGAATGCGCCGCCGAGCAGGCCTATCATCGGCGCCGCCACGGCCCCGGGCGCCCGCCGGCGTTCGCCGCGCGCATCGACGAGGCGCTGAGCGCTTACGTCCAAGCCAGCCTTGCGCGCGAGCAGGCCCACGCGCACCGCGCCGAGGCCAAAGCCCTGATCGGTGCGTTCAGCGAGGTCGATCATCCCTACGAGATCCAACAGGGACAGGCGCAAACCCCCGAGCAGTTGGAGGCGCGTCTGGGAACGCTGTTTGCGCGCCTGGAGGCGATCGCCGAGGAAGCGGATCTTTCCGAGCGTCTCTGCGCACATCTGGCCAAGGCGAAGCGCCTGACTCAAAGCCTCGTCGCCACGCTGACCTTCTTCTTCATGATGGTCAACACCCGGGTGCAGGCGCTGGACCTGGCACCGGCCATCGAGCAGGCGATGCTCGACGATCTGATCCCGGCGCTTTATCTGGAGCGCGTCGCCGCACGCAGCACCCGCGCCGAGCCCCGTCATCGACTCCGAGCACTGAGTGCGCAGCGTCTCGCCCCGCTGAGGCAGCCCTCGCACCCGATCCAGTCGCTGGATCCGCAGACCCGTCACCATCTCGAGCAGGTCGCCGGGGAGTGTGCCGATCTGTTCCAGCGCAGCAGCTCCTGTGTCGAGGGACGCAACGGCTTCCTCGCGCTCTATCAGCACGGGCATCACCGACTCAGTCCGCGCAAGCAGCAGGTCTTGACCGCCCTGCACAACTTTGCGATCAAGCGGCCCGACGGCACCACGGCCGCCGAGCGCTTCTTCGCTCAACCCCACCCATCCTTGTTCGAGCAGGTGCTCGAGCGCATGCCCTGGCCCGCCCGACCGGCCCGACGACGACCGCGCCCGGCAAGGCAGCCTTACCTCGTTCCTGTGGCGGCTTAG